Proteins from a genomic interval of Arachis hypogaea cultivar Tifrunner chromosome 10, arahy.Tifrunner.gnm2.J5K5, whole genome shotgun sequence:
- the LOC112716179 gene encoding BURP domain protein RD22, translated as MDFPLLLPIFAILNLVVVATHGGALSPELYWKSVLPTTPMPKAITNILHPDWREEKSTYVGVGKGGVNVQAGKGKPGGTAVNVGHGGVHVNTGKGTNVNVGGKGGVSVHAPGKRGGTNVNVGGGRGVSVNTGHGHKGKPVYVGVGPHSPFNYIYAASETQLHDDPNVALFFLQNDLHPGTKFNLHFTKTTDAAATFLPREVADSLPFSSNKVEDVFNKFSVEPQSDEANAIKNTIKECEEPGIKGEEKYCATSLESMVDFSTSKLGKNVDLVSTEISKETKLQSYKVAAGVKKINHGNKAVVCHKQNYPYAVFYCHKTETIMAFKVPLEGADGSRVKAAAVCHTDTSGWNPKHLAFQVLKVKPGTPVCHFLPEDHVVWVSK; from the exons ATGGACTTTCCTCTTCTACTACCCATCTTTGCTATACTTAAT tTAGTTGTGGTAGCAACCCATGGTGGTGCCTTATCTCCTGAACTTTACTGGAAGTCAGTGCTTCCCACAACACCCATGCCAAAAGCCATCACTAATATCTTGCACCCTG ATTGGAGGGAAGAGAAAAGCACATACGTGGGTGTAGGGAAAGGTGGTGTGAACGTGCAAGCAGGGAAAGGAAAGCCCGGGGGCACTGCAGTCAACGTTGGCCACGGAGGGGTCCACGTTAACACCGGAAAAGGGACCAATGTCAACGTTGGTGGCAAAGGTGGAGTTAGCGTCCATGCCCCAG GGAAGCGTGGTGGTACAAATGTGAATGTAGGTGGAGGAAGAGGAGTATCAGTGAACACAGGGCATGGCCATAAGGGGAAGCCTGTGTATGTTGGAGTTGGACCACATTCTCCATTTAATTACATCTATGCTGCTTCTGAGACCCAGTTGCACGATGACCCCAACGTCGCACTCTTCTTCTTACAAAACGATTTGCATCCCGGAACCAAATTCAACCTCCACTTTACCAAGACCACCGACGCCGCCGCCACCTTCTTGCCCCGCGAAGTGGCAGACTCACTACCCTTTTCATCCAACAAAGTGGAAGATGTTTTCAACAAGTTCTCCGTGGAGCCTCAATCAGATGAAGCTAATGCCATCAAGAACACCATCAAGGAATGCGAGGAGCCAG GAATTAAAGGTGAAGAAAAGTATTGTGCAACTTCATTAGAATCTATGGTAGATTTCAGCACATCGAAACTTGGAAAAAATGTTGATCTAGTGTCTACCGAAATAAGCAAAGAAACAAAGCTGCAGAGTTACAAGGTTGCAGCCGGTGTGAAGAAGATAAACCATGGGAATAAAGCTGTTGTGTGCCACAAACAAAATTATCCTTATGCTGTGTTTTATTGCCACAAAACAGAAACTATCATGGCTTTCAAGGTGCCTTTGGAGGGTGCTGATGGAAGCAGAGTTAAAGCCGCCGCCGTCTGCCACACCGATACCTCTGGATGGAACCCCAAGCATTTGGCTTTTCAAGTGCTGAAAGTTAAGCCTGGAACACCAGTGTGCCACTTCCTTCCTGAGGATCATGTTGTCTGGGTTTCCAAGTAG